The Maridesulfovibrio zosterae DSM 11974 genome contains a region encoding:
- a CDS encoding NAD(P)/FAD-dependent oxidoreductase: MAYVIIGNGIASLGAVDGIRKYDKKTSLTVIGAENNAAYGKPLTSYYIAGKINQKQLSMRPDEYYAEKKVNLKLGTSIVDIDVESKLIVTSTGDQIPFDKLLLATGGIPFSPKITGVYGSDVYNFTAVKDAYKLINVLKDIKRAVVIGGGLIGIKAAESMYNRGVQVAVIEGAKRIMPLAFDEQASGLIRQRIDETGMIVRCGVNVKEIVRDKQGGVRGVLLDDNSFLEADAVVIAIGVVSNIGLAREAGIQVENGIIVNDYMQTNIKSIYAAGDVAQAKDVLFDKDKVVPVWSNAYTQGYHAGKNMAGKVSEYPGSLSMSSISFFGMPTISVGEVNPTDVDTRYESYTFYNEHKQSYRKLIFKEETLVGYILVGDIDFAGMYTSFIKFKFKVDACARKKLSEGEPDVLMWPDDFFNKAWNPE, encoded by the coding sequence ATGGCATACGTAATTATAGGAAATGGTATAGCATCGCTAGGGGCTGTTGATGGCATACGCAAGTATGATAAAAAAACATCACTGACTGTTATAGGGGCGGAAAATAACGCAGCCTATGGCAAGCCGTTGACTTCATATTATATTGCGGGAAAAATTAATCAAAAACAGCTTTCCATGCGCCCGGATGAGTATTACGCCGAAAAAAAAGTTAATTTAAAATTGGGCACTTCAATTGTCGATATTGATGTTGAAAGTAAACTGATCGTTACATCAACCGGTGATCAAATCCCATTTGATAAACTTCTGCTTGCTACAGGCGGAATTCCTTTTTCCCCTAAGATAACAGGAGTGTATGGATCTGATGTATATAATTTTACTGCAGTCAAAGATGCATATAAACTTATAAACGTTCTTAAGGATATAAAAAGAGCGGTTGTTATAGGTGGAGGTCTTATAGGCATAAAGGCTGCTGAAAGCATGTATAATCGCGGTGTACAGGTTGCTGTCATCGAAGGTGCGAAGCGTATTATGCCGCTTGCGTTTGACGAGCAGGCATCTGGATTAATCCGTCAAAGAATTGATGAGACTGGAATGATTGTGCGCTGCGGCGTCAATGTAAAGGAAATAGTGCGTGATAAGCAGGGTGGAGTAAGAGGTGTTTTGCTTGATGACAATTCTTTTCTGGAAGCTGACGCAGTAGTTATTGCCATAGGAGTAGTTTCTAACATCGGACTTGCACGCGAAGCGGGAATTCAAGTCGAAAATGGTATAATCGTTAACGACTATATGCAGACAAATATTAAGAGCATATATGCTGCGGGAGATGTTGCTCAGGCAAAAGATGTTTTGTTTGATAAAGATAAAGTTGTGCCTGTATGGTCCAATGCCTACACTCAGGGGTATCATGCAGGTAAAAATATGGCGGGTAAAGTCTCAGAGTATCCCGGATCACTTTCCATGAGTTCTATCAGCTTTTTTGGGATGCCGACAATTTCAGTAGGTGAAGTAAATCCCACTGATGTTGATACCAGGTACGAATCATACACATTTTACAATGAACATAAGCAGAGTTATCGCAAGCTGATTTTTAAAGAAGAGACTTTGGTCGGCTACATATTAGTCGGTGATATAGATTTTGCCGGAATGTATACATCATTTATTAAATTTAAATTTAAAGTTGATGCATGTGCTCGAAAAAAACTTAGCGAGGGTGAGCCTGATGTTTTAATGTGGCCTGATGATTTTTTTAATAAAGCCTGGAACCCTGAGTAG
- a CDS encoding bifunctional nuclease family protein, translated as MVEMQVYGLAVENDTDSPVLVLKNEEIGTVLPIWIGAMEAMAISMILNEVAMPRPMTHDLLLNTIVTFGGKVQTVDIVDMEKGTFFAEIIVEREGEILIIDARPSDAVALAVRADCPVRVSQKVLDMAGTKDVDQNISSKSKWDDELEELSPDDYKYKM; from the coding sequence ATGGTAGAAATGCAGGTTTACGGGCTGGCCGTTGAAAATGATACAGATTCTCCAGTTCTTGTTTTGAAGAATGAGGAGATTGGGACGGTCCTGCCTATTTGGATAGGAGCCATGGAAGCAATGGCTATTTCAATGATATTGAATGAAGTTGCAATGCCACGCCCTATGACACATGACCTGCTTCTTAACACCATTGTGACCTTCGGCGGTAAAGTTCAGACTGTTGATATTGTGGATATGGAGAAAGGAACTTTCTTCGCAGAGATTATCGTTGAACGCGAAGGTGAAATATTGATTATTGATGCACGGCCTTCAGATGCCGTTGCATTGGCTGTCCGGGCTGACTGTCCGGTACGTGTCTCACAGAAAGTTCTTGATATGGCCGGAACAAAAGATGTTGACCAGAATATAAGTTCAAAGTCCAAGTGGGATGACGAGCTCGAAGAGCTTTCTCCAGATGACTATAAATATAAGATGTAG
- the miaB gene encoding tRNA (N6-isopentenyl adenosine(37)-C2)-methylthiotransferase MiaB, with product MKFTVLTFGCQMNVHDSDWLIRAMESRGWTAVDESEANIFVINTCSVRDKPEQKVYSVLGRLAPLCKNTGDFVAVGGCVAQQIGDGFLEKFPHVRLVFGSDGIAQAPAALEDLAQNHEKRLVLNDFLSEYPEREGGEVLPNTDLLPPGIGTIPGQAFVNIMQGCDNFCAYCIVPYTRGRQKSRSSEAIINECKSLVKAGIREITLLGQNVNSFGIDKKGKDLSFAELLYKISDINGLERIRFTTSHPKDIAPEVVRAFGELHNLCPSLHLPVQSGSDNILKKMGRKYDRTRYLQIVDDLRKACPDIALTTDLIVGFPGETDEDFEQTMDIMERVRYESSFSFKYSDRPGVAAVKMQPKVSEDVAQSRLARLQERQKSITRESLDDLVEREMVILLERPSRRQPSGGISWRGKDMGGRVVNVYFAGYTDEKTLGGKMVKVKIIEAKNHSLIGAKVGEPW from the coding sequence ATGAAATTTACAGTACTAACATTCGGTTGTCAGATGAATGTCCATGATTCGGACTGGCTTATTCGTGCTATGGAGAGTCGGGGCTGGACTGCTGTGGACGAATCAGAGGCTAATATATTTGTTATTAACACTTGTTCTGTGCGCGATAAGCCTGAACAGAAAGTATACAGTGTGCTGGGTCGATTGGCTCCCTTATGCAAAAATACAGGTGATTTTGTGGCTGTGGGCGGTTGTGTTGCGCAACAGATAGGGGACGGTTTTCTGGAAAAATTCCCTCATGTAAGACTTGTGTTCGGTAGTGACGGCATCGCACAGGCTCCTGCTGCTCTTGAAGATTTAGCACAAAATCATGAAAAGAGACTGGTTCTCAATGATTTTTTGTCAGAATATCCAGAACGGGAAGGTGGTGAGGTTTTACCTAATACTGATCTTCTTCCTCCTGGTATAGGCACAATTCCGGGACAAGCTTTCGTGAATATAATGCAGGGGTGTGACAACTTTTGTGCTTATTGCATTGTACCGTATACTAGAGGCAGACAGAAATCACGTTCATCAGAGGCCATCATTAATGAATGCAAATCGCTTGTTAAAGCTGGTATTCGCGAGATCACCCTTTTGGGGCAGAATGTTAATAGCTTCGGTATTGATAAAAAAGGGAAAGATTTAAGCTTTGCCGAGCTGCTATATAAAATTTCTGATATAAATGGTTTAGAGCGTATAAGATTTACGACTTCACATCCTAAGGATATTGCCCCGGAAGTTGTAAGAGCATTTGGTGAGCTGCATAATCTTTGCCCAAGTCTGCATCTTCCCGTGCAGTCTGGTTCAGATAATATTTTAAAGAAGATGGGGCGTAAATATGATCGTACCCGCTATCTTCAAATTGTAGATGACCTTCGTAAAGCGTGTCCGGATATTGCTTTGACAACAGATCTTATTGTGGGATTCCCCGGTGAGACTGATGAAGATTTTGAGCAGACGATGGATATAATGGAAAGAGTTCGTTATGAAAGTAGTTTTTCTTTCAAATATTCAGACCGACCTGGAGTGGCAGCCGTAAAAATGCAGCCTAAAGTTTCTGAAGACGTTGCACAGAGTCGTCTTGCCCGCTTGCAGGAAAGACAAAAGAGTATTACTAGAGAAAGTCTAGATGATTTAGTCGAACGTGAAATGGTTATTTTGCTGGAACGTCCAAGCAGACGTCAGCCAAGCGGTGGCATTTCGTGGAGAGGCAAAGATATGGGTGGACGTGTGGTCAATGTCTATTTTGCCGGTTATACTGATGAGAAGACACTTGGCGGTAAAATGGTTAAGGTTAAGATTATTGAAGCCAAGAATCATTCCCTGATAGGGGCCAAGGTGGGAGAGCCATGGTAG
- a CDS encoding aldehyde ferredoxin oxidoreductase family protein — translation MPRILRINTRTKEFKFDELGDYAGLGGRALTSRLVNTEVPGDCHALSAENKLVWAAGILGGSGAANSGRLSCGAKSPLTGGIKESNTGGQFAQSLPALDLLAIVFEDKPDADADFSIVEIYADRVEFKDASPVVGLDNYPAHEELKKIYGAKAVTALTGPAGEQCLAASTIQFSDPHLHPARSAGRGGMGAVMGSKKIKAVVLDPNSKGRMKPINEEKFKVARKRWTEILMGHPVTSEGLPAFGTAILVNIINEAGALPTKNFRYGRFDDAADISGEKIAEVIESRGGKTKEGCHTGCVIQCSQRYNDKDGNYLTSGFEYETVWGFGANCMINDIDDIATMDRICDEKGIDTIEMGCAMAVAMDGGVLEWGDSKGGIELLKKVGSSDPIGRIIGNGADFTGQAFGVDRIPTVKGQGLPAYDPRSVKGVGVTYATTPMGGDHTAGYAVATNILKVGGDVDPLSKEGQVELSKNLQIATASIDALGLCLFVAFAVLDTEDAVQCICDLVGAAHGIDYTADDFIALGVNTLKDELDFNRKAGFTKLDDQLPRFFSEEKLGPHDTIWDYSVEELQAAKV, via the coding sequence ATGCCCAGAATCCTTAGAATCAATACTCGCACCAAAGAGTTCAAGTTTGACGAACTCGGTGATTACGCAGGTCTTGGCGGTCGTGCCCTGACATCAAGACTCGTAAACACTGAAGTACCCGGCGACTGTCATGCTCTTTCTGCTGAAAATAAACTCGTATGGGCTGCGGGTATTCTCGGTGGAAGTGGTGCTGCTAACTCAGGAAGACTTTCTTGCGGTGCAAAGTCTCCCCTTACTGGCGGTATTAAAGAAAGTAACACTGGTGGTCAGTTTGCGCAGAGTCTTCCTGCATTAGATCTACTTGCCATTGTTTTTGAAGATAAACCTGATGCTGATGCAGATTTTTCTATTGTTGAAATCTATGCTGATCGCGTTGAGTTCAAAGACGCTTCTCCTGTAGTGGGGCTGGATAACTATCCTGCACATGAAGAGCTTAAAAAAATATATGGAGCCAAGGCCGTAACGGCTTTAACTGGTCCTGCCGGTGAGCAGTGTCTGGCGGCTTCTACTATTCAGTTTTCTGATCCTCATCTGCATCCTGCACGATCTGCTGGTCGTGGGGGGATGGGTGCTGTTATGGGATCCAAAAAAATTAAAGCAGTAGTTCTTGATCCTAATTCAAAGGGTCGTATGAAACCTATTAATGAAGAGAAGTTTAAAGTCGCACGTAAACGTTGGACTGAAATTCTCATGGGTCACCCTGTTACCAGCGAAGGGCTTCCTGCATTCGGTACAGCAATTCTCGTTAATATCATTAATGAAGCAGGAGCCTTGCCTACCAAAAACTTCCGTTATGGTCGTTTTGACGATGCTGCTGATATTTCAGGTGAAAAAATAGCTGAAGTCATTGAATCTCGTGGTGGTAAGACCAAAGAAGGTTGTCATACCGGTTGTGTTATTCAGTGCTCACAGCGTTACAATGATAAAGACGGCAATTACCTGACCTCAGGTTTCGAATATGAAACAGTATGGGGGTTCGGTGCCAACTGCATGATCAATGACATAGATGATATTGCAACCATGGACCGTATCTGTGACGAGAAAGGTATCGATACCATTGAAATGGGTTGTGCTATGGCGGTTGCGATGGATGGCGGTGTTTTAGAGTGGGGCGACAGCAAAGGCGGAATAGAGCTGCTTAAGAAAGTCGGTTCATCTGATCCTATCGGTCGCATTATCGGTAATGGAGCAGATTTTACCGGGCAGGCTTTTGGCGTAGATCGCATTCCTACGGTTAAGGGACAGGGCCTCCCTGCATATGACCCTCGTTCAGTTAAAGGTGTCGGAGTAACATATGCAACTACTCCAATGGGCGGTGACCACACAGCCGGATACGCAGTAGCTACCAATATTCTTAAGGTCGGTGGAGATGTTGACCCTCTTTCTAAAGAAGGGCAGGTCGAGCTCTCCAAAAACCTTCAGATTGCTACCGCATCCATCGATGCTTTAGGGCTTTGCCTCTTCGTTGCATTTGCTGTCCTTGATACTGAAGATGCAGTACAATGTATCTGCGATCTCGTAGGTGCAGCACATGGTATTGATTATACTGCCGATGATTTTATAGCTCTTGGTGTAAATACTCTTAAGGATGAACTGGATTTCAACCGTAAGGCTGGATTTACCAAGCTGGACGATCAATTGCCACGGTTCTTTAGTGAAGAAAAACTTGGACCTCATGATACCATCTGGGATTACTCAGTTGAAGAGCTTCAGGCTGCTAAAGTCTAA
- the secF gene encoding protein translocase subunit SecF, whose product MGLQIIKPDTKIDFVGLKRTAFIISAVLILLGLASLIVKGGPKYGIDFAGGIVVQVKFDKQVEVKEVKNALQGTKLPGLVVQRFGHADDNEILIRTSTSDISSADVRDMISKDFTANLSKTGFDIQRFDMVGPKVGSDLRTKALEALYFAVLLIAIYISGRFEQRWFAAAIMAGALFGGISVLQFMGMSTTVLIFGALFITLGLCWYLKLNYALGAIVALIHDLLITVGIFSLLNKEFDLTIIAALLTIIGYSLNDTIIVFDRIRENLNGKAAPTLAEIINLSVNQTLSRTILTSGTTLLVVAALFILGGGVIHDFALAMLVGVGVGTYSSIFVASPILLGFGPSMTDKDDDASGVEAA is encoded by the coding sequence ATGGGATTACAGATAATAAAACCCGATACCAAGATTGATTTTGTCGGATTGAAACGTACAGCTTTTATTATTTCAGCTGTGCTTATTCTTCTTGGGCTTGCTTCCTTGATTGTAAAAGGCGGTCCCAAGTACGGAATTGATTTTGCCGGCGGTATCGTGGTTCAGGTTAAATTTGATAAACAAGTTGAAGTTAAGGAAGTTAAAAATGCCCTTCAAGGCACGAAACTTCCAGGACTTGTTGTTCAGAGATTTGGTCATGCTGATGATAATGAAATTCTGATCAGGACATCTACTTCAGATATCAGCTCTGCTGACGTCCGTGATATGATTTCCAAGGATTTTACTGCTAACCTTTCCAAAACAGGATTTGATATTCAGCGTTTTGATATGGTTGGCCCGAAAGTTGGTTCGGACCTTAGAACTAAGGCTCTTGAAGCATTGTATTTTGCTGTGCTTTTGATTGCTATTTATATCTCGGGTCGTTTTGAACAGCGTTGGTTTGCAGCTGCGATTATGGCCGGAGCTCTTTTCGGTGGTATCAGTGTGTTGCAGTTTATGGGAATGTCAACAACAGTGCTTATTTTTGGAGCTCTGTTCATCACTCTCGGTCTATGCTGGTATTTGAAACTGAACTATGCTTTAGGAGCAATTGTTGCTCTTATTCATGACTTACTGATTACTGTTGGTATTTTCTCTTTGCTTAACAAAGAGTTTGACCTCACAATCATCGCAGCCCTGCTGACAATCATTGGTTACTCTCTGAACGATACTATTATTGTTTTTGACCGTATCCGTGAGAATTTGAACGGCAAGGCGGCTCCTACTCTGGCAGAGATTATTAATCTCAGTGTTAACCAGACTCTCAGTAGAACTATCCTTACTTCCGGAACAACTCTTCTGGTTGTTGCGGCTTTGTTCATACTCGGTGGAGGAGTCATTCATGACTTTGCTCTGGCAATGCTGGTTGGTGTAGGTGTCGGTACTTATTCTTCAATCTTTGTAGCAAGCCCGATCCTTCTTGGATTTGGCCCCAGTATGACGGATAAAGATGATGATGCCTCTGGAGTTGAAGCTGCTTAA
- the secD gene encoding protein translocase subunit SecD, whose product MNGSLRWKIVLTLLVVVFGVAYLLPSLPAVQNSGLTRFLPDDKISLGLDLKGGIHLTLGVDMDKAMENNLARMGEDLKVVAREEGVIVLKPKVLKGDRIEAVLINQDQKDKLDELVKKSFSNLTIISSVVNADGKVNYVFAPTSEYKKYLTKLTMDQAIKTIRNRIDQFGVAEPDIRKQEGNRIQVQLPGMQDPERAIKIIGKTAHLEFKLVDSAADLEKAKKGIVAPGREVTVIRHRLPDGSYVEKPIVLKHEAMLTGEYITDAQTRFDQFNQPYVTLNFNARGARIFERVTGENIKKQMAIVLDGKVYSAPTIQDKIAGGRASITGSYSTDEAHDLAIVLRAGSLPAPVKILEQRTVGPSLGQESIDKGVMAAIVGSIAVLAFMLVYYGFAGFVADVVLVLNIVLILAGLALFGATLTLPGIAGIILTIGMAVDANVIIFERIREEIRRGLTAKAAIVEGYNRATLTILDANITTVIAAVILYQFGTGPVRGFAVTLTLGIITSMFTAIFVTRILFDLYTSKRAADAPLSI is encoded by the coding sequence ATGAACGGGAGTCTTCGTTGGAAAATTGTCCTGACTCTGCTTGTTGTTGTGTTTGGAGTAGCTTACCTTCTTCCTTCACTGCCTGCAGTTCAGAATTCAGGTTTGACTCGTTTTTTACCTGATGACAAAATCAGTTTGGGACTTGACCTCAAGGGCGGAATCCATCTTACACTAGGTGTAGATATGGATAAAGCTATGGAAAACAACCTTGCTCGCATGGGTGAAGACTTAAAAGTCGTTGCCAGAGAGGAAGGTGTAATTGTTTTGAAGCCGAAAGTTCTCAAAGGTGACAGAATTGAAGCGGTTCTTATTAATCAGGACCAGAAAGACAAGCTTGATGAGCTTGTTAAAAAAAGTTTCAGCAACCTTACTATTATCAGCTCCGTTGTTAACGCTGACGGAAAAGTCAATTACGTTTTTGCTCCTACTTCGGAATACAAAAAGTACCTGACCAAGCTGACGATGGATCAGGCTATCAAAACCATCCGTAACCGTATTGACCAGTTTGGTGTTGCAGAGCCGGATATCCGCAAACAGGAAGGCAACCGTATTCAGGTCCAGCTTCCGGGTATGCAGGATCCAGAAAGAGCAATTAAGATTATCGGTAAAACAGCACACCTTGAATTCAAGCTTGTTGATTCTGCCGCTGACCTTGAGAAAGCTAAGAAAGGCATTGTTGCACCTGGACGTGAAGTTACTGTCATCAGACACAGACTTCCCGATGGTTCATACGTTGAAAAACCGATTGTTCTTAAGCACGAAGCCATGCTGACAGGTGAGTATATCACTGATGCTCAAACTCGCTTTGACCAGTTTAACCAGCCTTATGTAACCCTGAACTTTAACGCTAGGGGTGCAAGGATTTTTGAACGAGTCACAGGTGAGAACATTAAAAAGCAGATGGCTATCGTTCTTGACGGAAAAGTTTATTCTGCTCCTACAATTCAGGATAAAATTGCAGGTGGACGCGCTTCTATTACCGGTAGCTACAGCACCGATGAGGCCCATGACCTTGCAATTGTCCTACGCGCCGGATCATTACCTGCTCCTGTAAAAATCCTTGAGCAGAGAACTGTTGGTCCTTCTCTTGGACAGGAGTCAATCGATAAAGGCGTTATGGCTGCTATTGTCGGTAGTATTGCAGTTCTGGCTTTTATGTTAGTATACTACGGTTTTGCCGGCTTTGTTGCTGATGTAGTTCTGGTTCTTAATATTGTCCTTATTTTAGCTGGACTTGCACTCTTCGGTGCAACTCTTACTCTTCCGGGTATCGCAGGTATTATCCTGACTATCGGTATGGCGGTTGATGCTAACGTAATTATCTTTGAGAGAATACGTGAAGAAATAAGAAGAGGTCTAACAGCTAAAGCCGCAATTGTGGAAGGTTACAATAGAGCGACCTTGACTATTCTTGATGCAAACATCACTACCGTAATCGCTGCTGTTATTCTTTACCAGTTCGGTACCGGGCCGGTGCGCGGTTTCGCGGTAACACTTACTTTGGGTATTATTACCTCTATGTTTACCGCTATTTTTGTTACCCGCATCTTGTTTGATCTTTACACCTCCAAGCGTGCCGCAGATGCGCCGCTGAGTATTTAG
- a CDS encoding thermonuclease family protein has product MKHVIDGDTFVLWNNKTVRIASVDTPEIGYEGHSDQYYAREAKEILTKLILGKSVQIEYTPDHKDHYNRIVGWVYVNGIFVNEYLVKNGAAFFYYHKNNQEKYQNILLEAQRKAYEDKSGFWPVIQRVKEFNSNWIGNSRSQRCFPEGNKYALRTAKRNRIYFSNLGKAFLEGYSPARNINFWPEVK; this is encoded by the coding sequence GTGAAGCATGTAATCGACGGAGATACTTTTGTTCTTTGGAACAACAAGACCGTACGAATAGCATCTGTCGATACACCGGAAATCGGGTATGAAGGACATTCTGATCAGTATTATGCTCGTGAGGCAAAAGAGATACTCACCAAACTCATTCTCGGTAAATCGGTGCAGATTGAATATACCCCGGATCATAAGGATCATTATAATAGAATTGTCGGATGGGTGTATGTGAATGGGATCTTTGTTAATGAATATTTGGTTAAAAATGGTGCTGCATTTTTTTATTATCATAAGAATAACCAGGAAAAATATCAGAATATCCTGTTAGAGGCACAGCGGAAGGCTTATGAAGATAAAAGTGGATTTTGGCCTGTAATCCAAAGAGTGAAAGAATTTAATTCGAATTGGATAGGGAACAGTCGTAGTCAGAGATGTTTTCCTGAAGGCAATAAGTATGCTTTAAGAACAGCCAAGCGAAACAGAATTTATTTTTCCAATCTTGGTAAGGCTTTTCTAGAGGGGTATTCTCCTGCACGAAATATAAATTTCTGGCCTGAGGTTAAGTAG
- a CDS encoding 4Fe-4S dicluster domain-containing protein: MKRIYPDRDYCMGCGLCQLACMTVRSESKDLIIAYNEERAKGLSSCIMVFENDDNCVAVSCRHCQEPDCVAVCISGALTKDEISGITVYDSDKCLGCWSCLMACPYGAIQRNKMENKIIKCDRCEERVEGPACVEACPNRALKYEER, from the coding sequence ATGAAACGTATATACCCTGATCGAGATTATTGTATGGGGTGCGGACTTTGCCAATTGGCGTGTATGACTGTTCGTTCTGAGAGTAAAGACTTAATTATTGCTTATAATGAAGAACGTGCGAAAGGGCTGTCATCCTGTATAATGGTTTTCGAAAATGATGATAATTGTGTGGCAGTCAGTTGCCGGCATTGCCAAGAACCTGATTGTGTTGCTGTGTGTATTTCAGGAGCATTAACGAAAGATGAAATTTCAGGTATTACTGTCTATGATTCTGATAAATGCCTTGGTTGCTGGTCTTGTTTGATGGCTTGTCCATACGGAGCAATTCAGCGAAATAAAATGGAAAATAAAATAATCAAATGTGATCGTTGTGAAGAACGTGTAGAAGGTCCGGCCTGTGTTGAAGCCTGTCCAAATAGAGCATTGAAATATGAGGAAAGGTAG
- the yajC gene encoding preprotein translocase subunit YajC, translating into MFFADIAHAMGASGQQAQGGPMGALGSFLPLILMFAIFYFLLIRPQQKKAKEHKAMLEGIQKGDRILTAGGLYGRVVAVDGDELTIEIAEGMQVKLDRGYIAGLSNPVKKETKKGK; encoded by the coding sequence ATGTTTTTTGCAGATATCGCCCATGCGATGGGTGCATCCGGGCAGCAGGCTCAGGGCGGCCCTATGGGAGCACTCGGTTCTTTTCTTCCCCTTATCCTTATGTTTGCTATTTTCTATTTTTTGCTCATCAGACCTCAGCAGAAAAAAGCTAAAGAGCACAAAGCAATGCTTGAAGGTATCCAGAAGGGCGACCGTATACTTACCGCCGGTGGATTATACGGAAGAGTTGTGGCTGTTGACGGTGATGAACTTACCATTGAAATTGCTGAAGGTATGCAGGTAAAACTTGACAGAGGCTATATTGCCGGGCTGTCTAATCCCGTCAAAAAAGAAACTAAGAAAGGCAAATAA
- a CDS encoding glutamate synthase-related protein yields MLFKKFTSTFCEFQILRDTDLCINCKICIGQCPYAAYFWDKARKKVAHDNRKCIGCYRCVAMCPTVALTVKKSDLCFRDNGSWKPDFMKNIYHQAQTVSAFSHMHNSDNQLVYWDQLLLDGNAAVDSACRSIDLNTHLGAKPGLGSDCETNSTASIEINIPLVFADIPFGIINSNVKTAISVSAEELGTICFVDSGNHLKNIGKYSQLDFVQNGPDLYNEYCYSFSKGAGVVIDLTGFAGSIGLNHNIDFVEDLSKFIGKVKQSSEKKVLIAVKIAAGHGVADVASGIVSAGADVLILEGVHYGASSSPAMPGKEMGLPMEIALSCVDQRLRDDDMRSRVSIVAGGYIRCSRDVVKAIALGADAVSIDVAALIAVGCTLCGSCHTGKCAWGISTNDKKLVKRQNPEIAAEQLVNFMRNWSLEITDMLCCMGLDSIESLCGNRSVLRAIRLSEIEMDVLGIKHAGR; encoded by the coding sequence GTGTTATTTAAAAAATTTACCAGCACATTTTGTGAGTTTCAAATTTTACGAGATACGGACTTGTGTATAAATTGTAAGATTTGTATCGGACAGTGTCCGTATGCAGCTTATTTCTGGGATAAAGCACGTAAAAAAGTTGCTCATGATAATCGTAAGTGTATAGGATGCTATCGATGTGTAGCCATGTGTCCTACTGTTGCACTTACTGTTAAGAAAAGTGATTTGTGTTTTCGGGACAATGGTTCATGGAAACCTGATTTTATGAAAAATATTTATCATCAGGCTCAAACTGTTAGCGCATTTTCACATATGCACAACTCTGATAACCAGCTTGTTTATTGGGATCAATTACTGCTTGATGGTAACGCTGCGGTAGATTCTGCATGCAGATCGATAGACCTTAATACTCATTTAGGGGCAAAGCCGGGCCTTGGATCTGACTGCGAAACTAATTCGACCGCATCAATAGAAATAAATATTCCACTTGTGTTTGCTGATATACCTTTCGGAATTATAAATTCGAATGTGAAAACAGCTATATCTGTGTCTGCTGAAGAGCTAGGCACTATTTGCTTTGTAGACTCAGGTAATCATCTAAAGAATATTGGAAAATATAGTCAGCTGGATTTTGTACAGAATGGCCCTGATTTGTATAATGAATATTGCTATTCCTTCAGCAAAGGAGCTGGGGTTGTAATTGATTTGACTGGGTTTGCTGGATCGATTGGCTTGAATCATAACATAGATTTTGTAGAAGATTTATCTAAGTTTATTGGTAAGGTTAAGCAGTCATCTGAAAAAAAAGTTCTCATAGCTGTTAAGATTGCGGCCGGACATGGTGTTGCAGATGTTGCTTCAGGAATAGTGAGTGCCGGGGCGGATGTTTTAATCCTTGAAGGAGTGCATTACGGAGCCAGTAGCAGTCCTGCAATGCCTGGCAAAGAGATGGGGCTTCCTATGGAAATAGCATTGTCATGCGTGGATCAGCGACTTCGTGATGATGATATGCGTTCCAGAGTTTCTATTGTTGCAGGTGGTTATATTCGTTGTAGCCGTGATGTTGTCAAAGCCATTGCTCTTGGGGCTGATGCTGTGAGTATTGATGTTGCGGCCCTGATTGCTGTCGGATGTACTCTTTGTGGTAGTTGTCATACTGGAAAGTGTGCATGGGGTATTTCAACAAATGATAAGAAACTGGTCAAACGTCAGAATCCTGAAATTGCAGCGGAGCAGCTGGTAAATTTTATGCGGAACTGGTCTCTTGAGATTACAGATATGCTTTGTTGTATGGGGCTAGATTCTATTGAAAGTCTTTGTGGGAACAGAAGTGTATTACGGGCTATAAGATTATCTGAAATTGAAATGGACGTTCTGGGCATTAAACACGCAGGCAGATAG